DNA from Cutibacterium acnes:
ACCTGTCCGCGTGCTGCATCCCTCATTGGGACCCTGGAGTCTTCGGGGCTGATGGCTCGGATGACCGAACGACTCGGTGAGGATGAGGAGCTTGCCGACCAGTACCGGCGCGCCCATGAGTCCTATATTGCTGATCGCGTTCAGATCGGCGAGGACGCCGGTCTTGACCCGGTTCCTGAGATCGATGGGATTTCCGCTGGCGGTATGCCGACGCGCGTGAAATGTCTGCATGCTCTGGCAGGGCACGCCTTAGCTGTCGGGCCTGGGGTCAACCCGTTTGGGGATGAGGTCGTTGCAGAGCTGGGAGAGTTCTGGTGCGACCCATGCGCCCCTGAGCATCGCGAGCCCGAGTCGGACAGGAGGATTGTATGAGCGGCAGCCACACCGTTGCAGCTATCGACTGCGGGACGAATTCGATTCGCCTCCTCATCGCATCAGCCGATTCGGACGGGCGTTTGGTCGAGCAGGCACGAGAACTGGAAATGGTGAGGCTCGGTCAGGGGGTTGACGCCACCGGTTCCTTCCGTCCCGACGCCCTTGAGCGCACTTTCTCAGCCTGTCGCACCTTCGCCCAGGCTATCGCGGACCACCACTGCGACCGGGTGCGTTTTGTTGCCACCTCGGCTGCTCGTGACGTCTCCAACCGCGATGCCTTTTTCGCGGGAGTCCGTCAAGCTCTGGGGGTGGACGCGGAGGTCATAGACGGCATGGAAGAGGCGAGTTTGTCTTTTGCTGGAGCGATTTCTGGGATCCAGGTAATCGATGAGCCGGTTCTTGTTATTGATTGTGGAGGTGGCTCGACGGAGCTGGTGCTGGGCCGTGGGTCTAGCATCGACTCTCGGGTGAGCCTCAATATTGGCTCGGTACGGCTGCGTGAGCGTTTCCTCCATGACGACCCGCCCACCGTCGAGCAGATCGACGACGCTCGCAAGTACGTTCGTGAAGCCTTGGATTCCTGCCCGGTTGACGTTGCCGCCGCCCGTACCGTCATCGGCGTTGCGGGTACGGTCACGAGCTTGTCCGCAATTGGCCAGAATCTCACAGATTATGACCGCGCCAAGGTGCATCGTTCGGTACTGACGGTCGGCCAGATTTCCGACCTGGCGGGCAAGTTGCTCTCGTCTACTGTTGATGAAGTCGAGCAGATGGGACCGCTGAAGCGACGCCGTGCAGAAGTGTTGTGTGGAGGTGCCGTTATTATTGACGAGGTATGCCGTCGTGCGACGGCAGGTAAACTTGTCGTCTCGGAGACCGATATCCTTGACGGCATGGCGCTGGCAATGCTGGCGCAGGGGAGCTGAAGTGCTCCTGGCCCCCGTAGCCCAACCGGCAGAGGCAGACGGCTTAAACCCGTCCCAGTGCGGGTTCGAATCCCGTCGGGGGTACACAGCTTCACCAGGAGCAGCTACGCAGTGTGTACGACCTCAGTCGTCGCTAGTGTGAAAAGCTCGTTCCGCGGTACGGGGAAGGTTTCGTGTCGTCGCTGCGTTGTTTAGAGTAGACGTCACCACACGTCTTCACAGGAGGATCACATGGCTAACCCGGTCTTTAGCCGAGCCGAGGCCTTCCAGCCGCGCGGTAACCCGTACGGGCAGCCGGCGTACGCAGGTCAGGGGTATCGGGCGCAGTACGGCGTATCAGGGCAGCCTGGCGGCGAGTCGGGCTCTCTATTAGACGGCCCGCAAGGACAGAGTGCCGAGCGCGCGATGACTTTTGATGACGTCCTCGGCCGTACTGGCCTGGTTCTGCTCATCATTGCTGCCATTGGTGCTGTGAGCTTCGCGCTGATTGGGCCGAACGTGGTGGCAAGTGGCCCTGCCTTGGTGGTCGGATCGATTGCAGCATTCATTACTGCGATGGTCGTCAGCACTCGCCGTACGGTGCCGGTCGGTGGCGTCATCTTCTACTGCATCTGCGAAGGGCTGGTCCTTGGCTCTATGTCAGCCATGTTTGAGACCGCTTACCCCGGTATCGTGGTGCAGGCCGTCTTGGGTACTTTCGCCGCTGCCGGCGTGACCTTGGCGGCATACAAGTTCTTTAATATCCGGGTGACGCCGCGATTTCGTCAGATCGTCATCATTTCCACCTTCGGCTTTGCCCTTGCGATGCTCGTCAACCTCGTGTTGATGCTATTCAGGATCAACATTGGCGTTGCTAGTTTTGGCCCTATCGGCATCTTGTGCTCAGCGCTGGGTGTGGTGCTGGCCGCCATGAACCTTGTCGTAGATTTTGACTACGCCGAGCAGGGTGTGCGCAACCAAGCCCCAGCATCTGAGTCTTGGCGTGCGGCCTTCGGCATCGCTGTGACGATGGTGTGGCTCTACACAGAGATCTTGCGGATTCTCAGTTACTTCCGGGCTGATTGACATTGACGCCAGAGG
Protein-coding regions in this window:
- a CDS encoding DUF501 domain-containing protein; amino-acid sequence: MLEEFTENDRQDVRDQLGREPRGVAGVAWRCGCGKPGVIATEPRLPNGTPFPTTYYLTCPRAASLIGTLESSGLMARMTERLGEDEELADQYRRAHESYIADRVQIGEDAGLDPVPEIDGISAGGMPTRVKCLHALAGHALAVGPGVNPFGDEVVAELGEFWCDPCAPEHREPESDRRIV
- a CDS encoding Ppx/GppA phosphatase family protein translates to MSGSHTVAAIDCGTNSIRLLIASADSDGRLVEQARELEMVRLGQGVDATGSFRPDALERTFSACRTFAQAIADHHCDRVRFVATSAARDVSNRDAFFAGVRQALGVDAEVIDGMEEASLSFAGAISGIQVIDEPVLVIDCGGGSTELVLGRGSSIDSRVSLNIGSVRLRERFLHDDPPTVEQIDDARKYVREALDSCPVDVAAARTVIGVAGTVTSLSAIGQNLTDYDRAKVHRSVLTVGQISDLAGKLLSSTVDEVEQMGPLKRRRAEVLCGGAVIIDEVCRRATAGKLVVSETDILDGMALAMLAQGS
- a CDS encoding Bax inhibitor-1/YccA family membrane protein, which produces MANPVFSRAEAFQPRGNPYGQPAYAGQGYRAQYGVSGQPGGESGSLLDGPQGQSAERAMTFDDVLGRTGLVLLIIAAIGAVSFALIGPNVVASGPALVVGSIAAFITAMVVSTRRTVPVGGVIFYCICEGLVLGSMSAMFETAYPGIVVQAVLGTFAAAGVTLAAYKFFNIRVTPRFRQIVIISTFGFALAMLVNLVLMLFRINIGVASFGPIGILCSALGVVLAAMNLVVDFDYAEQGVRNQAPASESWRAAFGIAVTMVWLYTEILRILSYFRAD